A single genomic interval of Coregonus clupeaformis isolate EN_2021a chromosome 36, ASM2061545v1, whole genome shotgun sequence harbors:
- the LOC121552341 gene encoding myosin-6-like: MGDALMAEFGKAAHFLRKSDKERLEAQTRAFDIKTECFVVDDKVEYVKGQIQSKEGGKVIVKREDQTIVTVKEVDVHPQNPPKYDKIEDMAMFTFLHEPAVLFNLKERYAAWMIYTYSGLFCVTVNPYKWLPVYDSEVVSAYRGKKRTEAPPHIFSISDNAYQYMLTDRENQSVLITGESGAGKTVNTKRVIQYFASIAAVSGVKRDPSKGTLEDQIIQANPALEAFGNAKTLRNDNSSRFGKFIRIHFGTSGKLSSADVETYLLEKSRITFQLKAERNYHIFFQILSNQKPELLDMLLITNNPYDYSYISQGEVTVASINDSEELMATDSAFDVLGFTAEEKQGVYKLTGAIMHYGNMRFKQKQREEQAEPDGTEAADKSAYLMGINSADLIKGLCHPRVKVGNEYVTKGQGVDQVYYSLGALAKSVYEKMFNWMVVRINHSLDTKQARQHFIGVLDIAGFEIFDFNTFEQLCINFTNERLQQFFNHHMFVLEQEEYKKEGIDWEFIDFGMDLQACIDLIEKPLGIMSILEEECMFPKASDQTFKAKLYDNHLGKNRMFQKPIPGKGKAEAHFALLHYAGTVDYNISGWLVKNKDPLNETVCGLYAKSSLKLLSHLFAIIATEGGDKGGGKGAKKKGSAFQTVSALHRENLNKLMSTLKTTHPHFVRCLIPNESKTPGIMDNCLVMHQLRCNGVLEGIRICRKGFPNRVLYGDFKQRYRILNASVIPEGQFIDSKKAAEKLLGSLDIDHTQYRFGNTKVFFKAGLLGTLEEMRDEQLSRIITMIQANARAILMRAEYQKLVERRDALMVIQWNLRAFLGVKNWPWMKMFFKIKPLLKSAESDKEMANIKDEFTKLKEAFEKSEARRKELEEKVVSILQEKNDLLLQCQSEQDTLTDAEERCEQLIKSKIQMEAKLKELTERMEDEEEMNADLTAKKRKLEDECSELKKDIDDLELTLAKVEKEKHATENKVKNLTEEMASQDENIMKLTKEKKALQEAHQQTLDDLQSEEDKANTLTKAKAKLEQQVDDLEGSLEHEKKVRMEHERSKRKLEGDLKLNQENLMDLENDKQQLEEKLKKKDFEMSSLTGKIEDEQVAGVQLQKKLKENQARIEELEEELDAERAARAKVEKQRSDLSRELEDISERLEEAGGATSAQVELNKKRENEFLKLRRDLEESTLQHEATAASLRKKHADSVAELGEQIDNLQRVKQKLEKEKSELKLELDDLSSNMESVVKAKSNMEKMCRSMEDNMNEYKTKYEEAQRSLNDFSSQRARLLTENGELGRQLEEKECLISQLTRGKNSYTQQVEDMRRQLEEEVKAKNSLAHAVQSSRHDCDLLREQFEEEQEAKAELQRALSKANTEVSTWRARYETDGIQKTEELEEAKKKLVQRLQEAEEAVEAVNAKCSSLEKTKSRLQNEIEDLMLDLERSNAASAALDKKQRTFDKVMAEWKQKYEESQCELEGSQKEARSLSTELFKLKNAYEESLDHLETIQRENKNLQEEISDITDQLGEGGKSAHELEKLRKQLEQEKAELQSALEEAEGSLEHEEGKILRAQLEFNQVKADIERKLAEKDEEMEQVKRNYQRMVESLQTSLESETRSRNEALRVKKKMEGDLNEMEIQLSQANRQAADAQKQLKSIQSYLKDTQLQLDDSTHENEDLKENIALLERRNNLFQAELEELRGVLEQTERGRKLAEHELTEATERMQLLHSQNTGLINQKKKQEADLLQLQTEVEEAVQENRNAEEKAKKAITDAAMMAEELKKEQDTSAHLERMKKNMEQTIKDLQHRLDEAEQIAMKGGKKQLQKLEGRIKELESELEAEQKRGTESIKGVRKYERRIKELTYQTSEDRKNMARIQDLVDKLQLKVKSYKRASEEAEEQANANLAKFRKLQHELEEAEERADIAESQVNKLRAKTRDGSGKKGLDE, encoded by the coding sequence ATGGGTGATGCTCTCATGGCCGAGTTTGGGAAGGCTGCTCACTTTCTGAGGAAGTCGGACAAGGAGCGCCTGGAAGCCCAGACCAGAGCTTTTGACATCAAGACCGAGTGCTTCGTGGTTGATGACAAAGTGGAATATGTCAAGGGGCAGATCCAAAGCAAAGAGGGGGGAAAGGTGATCGTAAAGAGGGAGGACCAGACTATCGTGACCGTCAAGGAGGTGGACGTCCATCCCCAGAACCCGCCAAAATACGATAAAATCGAAGACATGGCCATGTTCACCTTCCTCCACGAGCCAGCTGTGCTGTTTAACCTCAAAGAGCGTTACGCAGCCTGGATGATCTACACCTACTCAGGGCTGTTCTGTGTGACAGTGAACCCATACAAGTGGCTTCCTGTCTATGACTCTGAGGTGGTGTCTGCCTACAGGGGGAAGAAGAGGACCGAAGCCCCCCCTCACATCTTCTCCATCTCAGACAACGCCTACCAGTATATGCTTACTGATCGGGAGAACCAGTCTGTTCTTATCACCGGAGAATCCGGTGCTGGGAAGACTGTCAACACTAAGAGAGTCATCCAGTACTTTGCCAGCATTGCAGCAGTTAGTGGGGTTAAGAGGGATCCAAGCAAGGGCACCCTGGAAGATCAAATCATCCAGGCTAACCCTGCACTGGAGGCTTTCGGTAATGCCAAAACACTGAGAAATGACAACTCATCACGTTTCGGCAAATTCATCCGTATTCACTTCGGGACCAGTGGGAAACTGTCCTCTGCCGACGTAGAGACTTACCTTCTTGAGAAGTCCCGTATCACCTTTCAGCTCAAAGCTGAGAGGAACTACCATATTTTCTTCCAGATATTGTCCAATCAAAAGCCAGAGCTGTTGGACATGCTGTTAATCACCAACAATCCATATGACTACTCCTACATCTCTCAAGGAGAGGTAACAGTAGCATCCATCAATGATTCTGAGGAACTGATGGCCACTGACAGTGCCTTCGATGTACTCGGCTTTACTGCAGAGGAGAAACAGGGGGTCTACAAGTTGACAGGTGCCATCATGCACTACGGCAACATGAGGTTCAAACAAAAGCAGCGGGAAGAGCAGGCAGAGCCTGACGGTACAGAGGCTGCTGACAAGTCAGCTTACCTAATGGGGATCAACTCTGCAGATCTGATTAAAGGACTTTGCCATCCCAGAGTCAAGGTTGGCAATGAGTATGTCACCAAAGGTCAAGGTGTAGATCAGGTCTACTACTCCCTCGGTGCATTGGCTAAGTCAGTGTATGAAAAGATGTTCAACTGGATGGTGGTGAGAATCAACCACTCCCTTGACACAAAACAGGCTCGCCAGCATTTCATAGGCGTACTGGATATTGCTGGATTCGAGATCTTTGACTTCAACACCTTTGAACAGCTCTGCATCAACTTCACAAATGAGAGACTGCAACAGTTCTTCAATCATCACATGTTTGTGCTCGAGCAAGAGGAGTACAAAAAGGAGGGCATTGACTGGGAGTTCATCGACTTTGGGATGGACTTGCAAGCTTGCATTGACCTCATTGAAAAGCCACTTGGGATCATGTCAATTCTAGAGGAAGAGTGCATGTTCCCCAAGGCCAGTGACCAGACCTTTAAGGCTAAGCTATATGACAACCATTTGGGCAAGAATAGAATGTTTCAGAAGCCAATTCCAGGTAAGGGCAAGGCAGAGGCACATTTTGCCCTGCTCCACTATGCTGGCACTGTTGATTACAATATTTCTGGCTGGCTGGTGAAGAACAAAGATCCATTGAATGAAACAGTGTGTGGTCTTTACGCAAAATCCTCCCTCAAGCTGTTGAGTCATCTTTTTGCCATCATAGCAACGGAGGGAGGTGACAAAGGTGGTGGAAAAGGAGCCAAAAAGAAAGGGTCTGCTTTCCAGACTGTATCTGCGCTTCACAGGGAAAACCTAAACAAGCTGATGAGCACCCTGAAAACCACCCATCCCCACTTTGTCCGCTGCTTGATCCCAAATGAGAGCAAAACGCCAGGGATCATGGACAATTGCCTTGTGATGCACCAGCTTCGCTGTAACGGTGTGCTGGAGGGCATTCGAATCTGCAGAAAGGGCTTCCCAAACAGAGTCCTCTATGGCGACTTCAAACAGAGATATAGAATCCTGAATGCATCCGTCATTCCTGAGGGCCAATTTATTGACTCCAAGAAAGCTGCTGAAAAGCTGCTGGGTTCATTGGACATTGACCACACTCAGTACCGGTTTGGCAACACCAAGGTCTTCTTCAAAGCAGGCTTGCTGGGTACATTGGAGGAGATGCGAGACGAGCAACTCTCCCGCATCATTACCATGATCCAGGCCAATGCCAGAGCCATCCTCATGAGGGCAGAGTACCAGAAGCTTGTGGAACGCAGGGATGCTCTAATGGTCATCCAGTGGAACCTTCGCGCCTTCTTAGGGGTTAAGAACTGGCCCTGGATGAAGATGTTCTTCAAAATCAAGCCACTGCTGAAGAGTGCTGAGTCTGACAAGGAGATGGCAAACATAAAGGATGAGTTCACTAAGCTCAAAGAGGCCTTTGAGAAATCCGAAGCAAGACGGAAGGAGCTTGAGGAGAAAGTGGTGAGTATTCTCCAAGAGAAGAATGACCTGCTCCTACAATGCCAGTCTGAGCAGGACACACTAACAGATGCTGAAGAGCGCTGTGAGCAGCTCATAAAGAGTAAGATCCAAATGGAAGCCAAATTGAAAGAACTGACAGAACGtatggaggatgaagaggagatgAATGCAGATCTCACAGCAAAGAAACGCAAGCTGGAGGATGAGTGCTCTGAGTTGAAGAAAGATATAGATGACCTTGAGCTGACATTAGCCAaggtagagaaagagaaacaTGCCACAGAGAACAAGGTGAAGAACCTCACAGAGGAGATGGCTTCCCAGGATGAAAACATCATGAAGCTGACCAAAGAGAAGaaggcactgcaggaggctcaTCAGCAGACACTCGATGACCTACAGAGTGAGGAGGACAAAGCCAACACCTTGACCAAAGCTAAAGCTAAGCTGGAGCAACAGGTGGATGACCTTGAGGGCTCCCTGGAACATGAAAAGAAAGTCAGAATGGAGCATGAGCGCTCCAAGAGAAAGCTTGAGGGAGACCTAAAACTGAACCAAGAGAATTTGATGGATTTGGAGAACGACAAACAGCAGCTGGAGGAGAAACTCAAGAAGAAAGATTTTGAGATGAGCAGCCTGACTGGAAAGATTGAGGATGAGCAGGTGGCTGGAGTTCAGCTCCAGAAGAAACTGAAGGAAAACCAGGCACGAATCGAAGAGCTTGAAGAGGAGTTGGACGCTGAGCGAGCAGCCCGAGCCAAAGTGGAGAAGCAGCGGTCTGATCTCTCCCGTGAGCTAGAGGACATAAGTGAGCGTTTGGAGGAAGCGGGAGGGGCCACATCTGCCCAGGTGGAGCTCAACAAGAAGAGGGAGAATGAATTTCTGAAGCTTCGCAGGGACCTGGAGGAATCCACGCTTCAACATGAGGCCACTGCTGCATCCTTGAGGAAGAAGCATGCGGACAGTGTGGCCGAACTGGGTGAGCAAATCGACAACCTCCAGCGTGTCAAGCAGAAGCTAGAGAAAGAGAAGAGTGAGCTGAAGCTGGAGCTAGACGACCTGTCCTCAAATATGGAGAGTGTGGTGAAGGCCAAATCCAACATGGAGAAGATGTGCCGATCGATGGAAGACAATATGAATGAATACAAGACCAAGTATGAGGAGGCCCAGAGGTCCCTCAATGACTTCTCCTCACAGAGGGCCAGGCTGCTCACTGAAAATGGAGAGTTGGGACGTCAATTGGAGGAGAAAGAGTGCCTGATTTCTCAACTCACCAGGGGCAAGAACTCCTACACCCAGCAGGTGGAGGATATGCGCAGGCAGCTCGAGGAGGAGGTCAAGGCAAAGAATTCACTGGCCCATGCTGTGCAGTCTTCCCGTCATGACTGTGACCTGCTCAGAGAACAGtttgaggaggagcaggaggccaAGGCAGAGCTGCAGAGGGCGTTATCCAAGGCCAACACTGAAGTGTCCACATGGAGGGCAAGGTATGAGACTGATGGAATCCAGAAAACTGAGGAGCTGGAGGAAGCTAAAAAGAAGTTAGTCCAACGGCTGCAAGAAGCAGAGGAGGCTGTGGAGGCTGTGAATGCAAAGTGTTCCTCCCTCGAAAAGACCAAGAGTCGCCTCCAAAACGAAATCGAGGACCTGATGTTGGATCTTGAAAGATCTAATGCAGCATCTGCAGCTCTGGACAAGAAGCAGAGAACCTTTGACAAAGTCATGGCTGAGTGGAAGCAGAAGTATGAGGAGTCACAGTGTGAGCTTGAGGGTTCCCAGAAGGAGGCTCGGTCTCTCAGCACTGAGCTCTTCAAATTGAAGAATGCATATGAGGAATCCTTGGATCACCTGGAGACCATTCAAAGGGAGAACAAGAACCTGCAGGAGGAGATCTCTGACATTACTGATCAACTTGGTGAGGGAGGGAAAAGTGCCCATGAATTGGAGAAACTTCGGAAGCAGCTGGAGCAAGAGAAAGCAGAGCTTCAGTCAGCACTGGAGGAGGCGGAAGGTTCCCTGGAGCACGAAGAGGGCAAGATCCTTCGGGCACAGCTGGAGTTCAACCAGGTGAAGGCGGATATTGAGCGCAAGCTGGCCGAGAAAGATGAGGAAATGGAACAGGTTAAGAGAAACTACCAGCGCATGGTGGAGTCACTGCAGACCTCCCTCGAGTCTGAGACCAGGAGCCGCAATGAGGCCCTGAGAGTCAAGAAGAAGATGGAGGGTGACCTCAACGAGATGGAGATCCAGCTTAGCCAAGCGAACAGACAGGCGGCTGATGCCCAAAAGCAGCTTAAGAGCATCCAGTCATACCTGAAGGATACCCAGCTGCAGCTGGATGACTCTACACATGAGAATGAAGACCTGAAGGAGAACATTGCACTTTTGGAGCGCAGGAACAATCTGTTCCAAGCGGAGCTGGAGGAACTTCGGGGCGTTCTTGAGCAGACAGAGCGTGGCCGCAAGCTGGCCGAACATGAGCTCACCGAAGCCACAGAGCGCATGCAGCTCCTGCACTCTCAAAACACCGGCCTCATCAACCAGAAGAAGAAACAAGAGGCTGATCTGCTCCAACTGCAGACCGAGGTGGAGGAAGCGGTACAGGAGAACCGCAATGCTGAAGAGAAGGCCAAGAAGGCCATTACCGATGCAGCCATGATGGCCGAGGAGCTGaagaaggagcaggacactagCGCCCACCTGGAGCGCATGAAGAAGAACATGGAGCAGACCATTAAGGACCTGCAGCACCGTCTGGATGAGGCGGAACAAATCGCAATGAAGGGTGGGAAGAAGCAGCTCCAAAAGCTGGAGGGACGCATCAAGGAGTTGGAGAGCGAGCTGGAGGCGGAGCAGAAGAGGGGCACAGAGTCCATCAAGGGGGTGCGCAAGTACGAGAGGCGCATCAAGGAGCTCACCTACCAGACGTCGGAGGATCGCAAGAACATGGCTCGCATCCAGGACCTGGTGGACAAGCTGCAGCTAAAGGTGAAGTCCTACAAGCGTGCCTCCGAGGAGGCGGAGGAACAGGCCAACGCCAACCTGGCCAAGTTCCGCAAGCTGCAGCATGAGCTAGAGGAGGCTGAAGAGCGAGCAGACATCGCCGAGTCTCAGGTGAACAAACTCCGGGCCAAGACCAGGGACGGGTCCGGCAAGAAGGGCTTGGATGAGTGA